From Tripterygium wilfordii isolate XIE 37 chromosome 13, ASM1340144v1, whole genome shotgun sequence, the proteins below share one genomic window:
- the LOC120012444 gene encoding uncharacterized protein LOC120012444 — protein sequence MGTLFRRGTRAMNDLVVAHIEEDVKEDHFMLFLRTLHRSGLTARADIVLVFHDSSRFGDIIREENDSFLKLVRNYMQLKGAASRNSSFDLNQFVKNGKKEMGEPLWGKRIRSNYSEAGEEEDEFSGLSYGSVVAFESGELDPENSLSGFLDHVPMGLRRWACYRMLLGRVRHNFKHVILVDVKSSVILSDPLVRVTNRSPESVYITTKQESKHGNSDKTQSHYPVNPAILMGGTRGIRRLSNAMLTEIVRAAMQHKKKNSVSESGILSQLISKDYILKDVNLIKPTESIPEASSLTGLTPRALSDYPIIQSDNIKSIIRKLICSCEVDSSVYRDC from the coding sequence ATGGGTACTCTGTTTAGGCGAGGAACCAGAGCCATGAACGATCTTGTTGTTGCTCATATTGAAGAGGATGTTAAAGAAGACCATTTCATGCTATTCTTAAGAACCCTTCACCGGTCTGGTCTCACTGCCAGAGCTGATATTGTGTTAGTTTTTCATGATTCTTCCAGATTTGGAGATATTATTCGAGAAGAGAACGACTCGTTCTTGAAACTCGTTCGAAATTACATGCAATTGAAAGGGGCGGCGAGTCGGAATTCTAGTTTTGATTTGAATCAGTTTGTGAAGAATGGGAAGAAAGAAATGGGAGAGCCTTTGTGGGGGAAGAGAATTCGAAGCAATTACAGTGAAGCAGGGGAGGAGGAAGATGAGTTCTCCGGGTTGAGTTACGGGTCGGTAGTGGCTTTCGAATCGGGTGAGCTTGACCCTGAAAATTCTCTTTCCGGGTTCCTAGATCACGTTCCGATGGGTTTGAGGAGATGGGCTTGTTATCGAATGCTACTGGGACGAGTCCGGCATAATTTCAAGCATGTAATACTAgtagacgtgaaaagctcggtGATTCTCAGTGACCCACTCGTCCGAGTTACGAACCGGAGCCCCGAATCAGTATATATCACAACCAAGCAAGAGAGTAAGCACGGAAACTCGGACAAAACTCAGTCTCATTATCCAGTCAATCCAGCAATTCTGATGGGTGGAACTCGGGGCATCCGGCGATTATCAAATGCGATGTTGACAGAAATCGTTCGAGCGGCCATGCAGCACAAGAAGAAGAACTCCGTTTCCGAGTCGGGAATTCTGAGTCAACTCATCAGTAAAGACTATATCTTGAAGGATGTTAACTTGATCAAGCCAACCGAGTCAATCCCGGAAGCGAGTTCACTCACTGGGTTAACTCCTCGGGCATTGTCGGATTACCCTATAATTCAAAGTGATAATATTAAATCTATTATTAGGAAATTAATTTGTTCATGTGAGGTGGATTCTTCTGTGTATAGGGATTGCTAG